The sequence below is a genomic window from Ostrinia nubilalis chromosome Z, ilOstNubi1.1, whole genome shotgun sequence.
aggtctctgctcgcacagggtgacacacgaaccaatcacagagctctattcaacgctttgcgttcaatttgctgcttcacttaagcaagcatcgtttgtgaatacgggcgtaaatgacGTTTAGCgtatcataaattaaagtctagGGAGGATTGTCACTGGTTCATTTTTTGAGGATCCTAGTGACTTCGGCCAGAGGCGTGGAGTAGGTGCCAGGCTTCACCAGGTTCACCAGCTGCTCGGCTATCTCTTGGCCAACGCGGACTTGAGCCTCCTTGGTGGATGCACCTGCAAGGAAGAATAAGAAATTCGTTTATGATGATTTAATATGTTATTGttatcaagctgtagatcctgacttcacaggagttgcagcggtgggaacgagaggtgggaatagggGAATAGGGGAATAGTCAACATGACTTCAAACTCTAGACTCTAGACGATATTTAGTTCAGGGACATTATTACTCGTAGGTATACAAGTAatgaatatttgtattttacaaaacttgATAAATACCTATAGGTATAGCTAAGCTCAAATACCGAAACGTTAACTAGGAAAAACAAAACGTAGTCACTGTAAAACATTAAAACGAATGTTTCTTATGAAAACACTCAGGACGCGTTGTAGTTCTCTGTCTACTACTTTGAGTGTAACAtacataatacaataaaatcaaaacaacaaaataaatatatacaAAATcttgtttgttcgtttcagccaaacgacgtccacagctggacaaaagcctccctcAAAGATATCCATAACGacaggtcctgcgctgcccacatcctgGTTCTTTCAGGTTCTGGAGTGACGATCACGGGCAATTGGTGATACATTCAGGTCGGTTTCTCAAACTTACCTAAATGGGGGGTGGCGATGACTGATGCATGCTGAATAATTTCCAGCGTCAAGGGATCAGTGGGTGGCTCCTGTTCGAACACGTCCAATGCAGCTGCTCCCACCTGGAAAACAACAACTGTCGATTAATAAAGCATGCACGACtcataaaaaagtaataaaactcaatttatttttgcaagtaggcttggaaaaagctcttttacatgtcccagtaataaccctaccactgcttcgggataataaatgggcccatgctgagaagaagcagagcaagaaactcagtcactattgtcaaccTCTTTTTCATAGGTTTACAGTCTTTATAGTTAAatgtgtaccatcctagactgcatcccacttaacatcaggtgcgattgtggtctgTCTGTCTTTGGCTCCCTCTTTCGCTAGTGGAACATCCCAAAGTTTTTAATGCTGGCCTTTTGAGATGTCCTTACTAGGACGGACTCTATTTTCTAAGATCCTTCCACCTCGTTTCTTCTTTGAGTCGATCACTAATAGGAGACACTTGAGAGAGTTCAATAGACCATTGCGAGGATTTGCAAAGCAGTACATTAAGGAGAATGAAACCAATTtacttaatatttatgtagccCTATCGTCCTGTGGCAGaagtgataatgatgatgatctacTTAAAATCAAATTGATTTAATTGATACTGGAGTAGGGTTTTTGTAAAGTTACCTGGCCCGAGTTGAGGGCGTCCAGAAGGTCCCTCTCGTTGATGAGACCCCCGCGACCAACGTTCACGATTTTCACGCCCTTCTTGCATTTCCCCAGAGAGCTGGCATTGATGAAGTctgtgaaaatattttaataaatattaactgatttattttatttgggatGCCGAATGTGTTGGCTAAGTAATTACCGCAAATACCGCAATATTTTTCAGTTATAAAAGACCCCTTTCTAGAAAAGTGGACGGAAATATCAACTTAAGTTACAACTATGTAGTTATTAACTAGATATGTGGAATTCTTGTCAGTCAAAGTTAAACCATCTCAACTGTTTAAGATTATTTGATTACTTACTCTAACGGTAAATATTAATGGTAACGTAGAGATTCGTaaagtttattataaatattcctTTGGATTATTCAGAGCATAATCTGCATGACTCACGTTACACAGAAAATTAACAAACAGCACTATACCTACTAACAACATAGTAACACTCCGTTGGAAACAATGAACTTTATCTCTAAAAGATAAgatgaaatatattttggtcTGATAGGTCACCATATGGTACCATCGAGAATATCGTATGATTTAATCAAAATAGAGATAAACAGACTAATTTATGAGTGTTGGTTGAAACAAGTTATGAAATAGATAAACGGCGACCGGTTTGGTTTGTTGTCTAGCTAATTCCTACACGAATTATTAATCTTATTATGTTTCACGTGCTTGTATTAAAATCCTAAGATTTTTATAACCCAGCAGTTACTTATGTGGGGTTTGATCACTAAAAAGTTGGGAGCGCAGAATAccactgacaaataaatatgtaattagCTATATGATAttgattataattatattattagccccccccccccccccccattttggcttgaaaaatctgaaaaaaatcgTAATAATAGGACTGCAAGGAAAgctatagcggttaagatagatcagttagtttaagagtaatagtcgttttactcatgtattataaaatttcataccttacaaaaattccttagaaaaaaaaattaaaagttactttagatgaagtaattgcttgcttctgaaatatatcggccattctcagatgagctagtttttgcgtgtccggactgttaaatcgttaaaaatgacaaattagagacatgcaagtatttttatatgttacttaacaaccccatccagttgtgcattaaatcataggcctctattttaagtatttgtgacttaattaatttcatgaacctctgttctctaattaccgttacgcgtccgcacaccgacttaatgttaaaacttggctgtaatttttatgtcgtatagatttggtttactccattcaacattttaaagagtacaaaagattgtcttacgcatagcaaaatatctattcaatagaaccattctgtaaataattagaattaaaaaactgcttgtccgagcgaaagtcctaattcccgtgacgttttctgtttttgggcacacaagcctaaataataatatttgacacatcatttacgcgcgcggcgcgagcccttagttagttctaagacctgttagcaagtagacgtctattgcgttggcgtaccgtcgatgaattgcgtaagagtataattaccatatctttggttttcaatttttctatttaccatgtccttatttttatactcgatttttgaaggtagatccacgttgttaatttaaatagattcagtactttagccttcatacgttgtagtaagacagtatttgcatacgctgaagattttggaaattttgaataaaaactatcgttttataatttccatgtactaattaccgtatatttataatcaccgttgtatgaaattattacctacaaattgcactgaCGATTGAATacgtatgatgataaaatatgaaatatatctagactttcgcataaaaactgtacggacttttcttTCAATCTtacaatcaaaattttaaaaaactttcgttagagtaacctcgaaatagattagatttcatgacgaatgttcagcttcagttgctgcatggtttttggatttaagagtatattttaacccctaaggtgaccccacaaaaagaagttacctggagtgaaatcggggctttctgatggccaggagatgtcacccctgcatgaaacatgtctcgtaccagatatttatttttactattagtataattgatattaacatcttaaatcattaattaattctaatataataccattaacatctatccataatacctttgccctaagaagatgaaattttccaacagtaacacttacctggcgtgatcacattaagaacaaaagagaacaaatcaacagacaatgggacttttcaaggcattagtgtataggcactttgtaccatcctaaactgcatcctacctgctttgttatgcatagaaaaaacttcgtgatatgcaatgggtactggacagaagaagcttggagaacaaactatatacaaatggatcctaaaacccatgtagacatggcatcgacttagccttgcaaatgtagaaatactttaacgttttcaaaataaaggtttaaaaatcttgagctgtgcaccttggtttacaaagttcagtgaagtgataccaaacgtcaaaaagGGTGTGGaaattcctgtaaagcttacaaccaaagaCTAGAGTCTAGTCTAGATTGCACTTCatgcaatctatttgctgcatcccttctaaattctaagaattctgcatttaggctcaggagaaagcgaatagcatcaatctgaaaacttattgtaaaagaatcgaggtgacaaatcatgggatatgctgagctggaactgtcattattacaaattcaatttaatctgataatgggtgatggctgatcgcagatagattaaaaagaggaaaaatcacttaaatcattaattaatttttcgatatatgcatatccgaaaaatcaaatttgtgagatctcctgatccattatctgtacgttaaatcgtttgtaccacattgaaatcaaataaatgattattaagattctgatgaaatgtgacacgtagccccgtctggccgaaactaagtgttcctgttatagcctcaattattgcagtatactaaaaatatattgatacaataaataatagaaatgattgttttccttttttcaaagggttattaagtgtacctacagcgttttttatgacgctatatatttatatacaaatatatcaatgcaagatattgttttcttgctattttacatattttttctaattaccgttagattcagtattagccttatctaattaccatgaccataaaatttttgagtctcatttacgcgaaaaccgcttggaataatttgacgccttaacgattgttaaattcgtacttttcatgtgtttcatatttaaatgcgtttaagtcaattaagccaaatttcaaaaatgatatggtaattaggctgagaacgcctaatcgtgagaatggccgatatatattgtggtaacgaaggacaactacggaaccctacactgcgcgtgacacgacacgcacttggtcggtttattttgtaaaactatttgcaaaaaataaatgacttttttaACGCGACTTACTCCTGGTGGAGTCGATGAGCGGCGTGTGCAGCGTGATGTAGTCAGCCAGCGGCCAGATCTGCTCCAGCTCCATCTTAGTGGCGTGGAACTCCGCGCACTGCTCGCTTGATACGAACGGGTCGAAGCCGATAATCTGGAGAAGACAATAAGTACGTTGTTTTTAGCAAAATTCACAACATTTTTAAGCTCTTCAGGTACTGGTTTACCTATACTTAGCACTCAGCTACTACTAGAAGTAGAAAAAACACATTCATTCGCCAAGCGCTTCAGCATGAAGATAGTTACTTAGTTTctgaaactaacgcccgtattcacaaacgatgcttggttttgtgaagcagcaaatagaacgcacagcgttgaatagcgttctgtgattggttcgtgtatcaccctttgcatccacgcgcactgtgagatgtCATAGTAataatttgtgaatacgggcgaaagtaTGATAGTAAAACTTGGTCGATTTATTCGTGTAGTAAAAGTGCAAAAACTGTTATTTGGAGGTCTTGATTGTAATAGCAAGTCGCAAACGCACATTCTAACAATAGATCCCACGCACATTTAGATCATGAGTATTACCTTTATGAGTTCGATTTCCCAATTGACACAAAAAAGGACTAGGTACTTATAACATTCCAGAGATTGGTTTTAGAtcatatttatacataatttatagccaTAAATATAAGAAATAGTTATATTTTGCATATCAAGCAAAATGTGCAAACATTTTCGCTGCACTGGATTTAATTGGATgcaatgtaataaattaaacatgtcAAGGTAAAATAGAATCTAGAAAATGTTTTGCTTACTGCATAAGTATTGAATCACGAGGATACTTGTTGCCAACCCAGTCAATTGGTTAGAAGGCCAATAGAACCAGAGCACGATATTAAAGGTAGAATACTACAACCATCGCGTATTATAACGCagcttaataaaattaaatcttattGACATAATAAGTATCTATCGAGAAGgaatacaatttaataaataactacaTAGGTACATGATCTCAGGAATTCGACGGCTATTTTCGATCGCCGAAACTCATAAATACAGCTATGAAAATGTCTCAGTTTTCTGTTTTcagtttttgtaataaaaaaaagtcctCAAGCTACGTTAAATTAGTTAATTACAGTAAACGCAGCATCTTGTTGAACCTGATCTTGCTGATTGCACAGTTATAGGTCATCATAACTTAGGCTGgcttgcaccatctttctttgactgtaacaaacgtcaaaaatctgtcaaactccatacgaaaaTCACCGATTAttgtagttacggtcaaagtttggtggtgcaactcagccttaaaggcTAGTTATACAGACTCACCTTCATGCCAAACGAGTGCATCCTAACTGCGACTTCCCTGCCGACTCTGCCAAGCCCGAGGATGGCGAGGGTCTTCCCGTTGACCTCTGAGCCGGTGTAGAGCGCGCGGTCCCAGCGACCGGCCTTCAGGGCAGAGGCGGCCGGCGCCACGTGCCGAGCCAAAGCTAGGGTCAAGGCGCATGTGAGCTCGCACGCGCTTAACGCGTTAGCTCCAGGGGCACTGTCAACAATCACGGTTCAAGTTCTCAAAAAATGTAATTGGAAAACAAGTCAATACATAACTAACGCTCAGAATTAAGTCTACCAATGATACTCAACGTGGATATCACGTTCAGGGATTTTGATCTATTATGGATCAATATGAAtcgaaaaatacataataatatatttgaagTCTTTGAGCTGGCTGGAATGGGTGGACCTGGATTTTTGGATAACTAAT
It includes:
- the LOC135087241 gene encoding D-3-phosphoglycerate dehydrogenase, producing the protein MVLDIKSVLVVDGVGANCAEILKSHGISVTTKAKITKEELLKEIPNHEALVVRSASQVTKEVLAAGTKLKVVGRAGAGVDNIDVPAAGQKGVGVINAPGANALSACELTCALTLALARHVAPAASALKAGRWDRALYTGSEVNGKTLAILGLGRVGREVAVRMHSFGMKIIGFDPFVSSEQCAEFHATKMELEQIWPLADYITLHTPLIDSTRNFINASSLGKCKKGVKIVNVGRGGLINERDLLDALNSGQVGAAALDVFEQEPPTDPLTLEIIQHASVIATPHLGASTKEAQVRVGQEIAEQLVNLVKPGTYSTPLAEVTRILKK